From the Streptomyces sp. NBC_00390 genome, the window AAACGGCCTCTTCGTCTTCGCCGCCGAGACCTCATGGGCAGATTACGATCACCCCGGTGTCGCCGAGGCCAACCTGCACTGGCTCAAGGAGTTCTACGCCGGCATCTTCCGCGACAGGCCACCCGAACACGCGTACCAGAACTTTCCCGATCCGACGTTGAAGGAGTGGCGGCGGGCCTACTACGGCGCGAACTACCCCCGCTTGGTCCGTGTGAAGCAGAAGTACGACCCGACCGGCTTTTTCAGCTACCCACAGGCGATCGGCACAGAAGTGTCTGAATTAACGCGACAGAGCCGTAGGTTCGGGTGCGGTCTGTGCGCCGTATCGGTCACCGGCCGCGGCCGCCCTGTCGTACAAGGTCCAGCAGGTGAAGGTGCCGTCCGAGCTGTGGGCCTCGTGCGACCGGGCGCGGCGGGTGATCACGCGGCACCGGTCGGAGATCCTGGCCGCGTACGGGTTCTACGGCGTGGCCCGTACCCTCACGTCGACCGTAGCCTCCATCGTGGACCGGTACCGGCAGTTCGCGCGAAAGCTGTTCGCCGCCCGGGACGCCTGCACGGGCGAGCAGCGGATGGTGATCCTCGCCCGTGCGCCCGTCATGTGCCGACCACGCTTCAGGAACAGCACCGGAGCCGGAGCAGTGAACGCAGACACAACGATCCTTCGAGTCAGGAGGGGATCCACTGGGCGGTGTCGGTGCCGGCCCGTTCGTCGCGGCCGTGGGGGTGTCGCACGCGCCGTAGGACGCAGCCGGTGAGCACCGCAGCGGCTGCGACGGCGTAGGCCGTGGTGCCGATGACGTCGGCGTCGCCCCCCGACTGGGTCGTGACGTATTTGGCGGCACCGGCCGCGGCGACCGTCAGCCACTCCCAGCGGCCGTCCAGGGCCACGAGCGCGACGAGGAGCAGCGCGTACCACGAGTAGCCGGGTGTCAGCAGGAGGAACGCCGTGCCGGTGACCAACAGGGCGCCGCGCCACGGCCGCCCGGGGTCGCCGCGCAGCAGCACGTATCCGACGACGCACAGCATGACGACGGCGACCGCCGGGACTGCCCAGCCGTCGGGCAGCACAACCCGCAGCAGGGCGTAGCGGTTGCGGGCCGAAGCGTCCTCGTACCCCTCCTCCTCGACATAGCCGGTCAGATAGCCCAGGACCGAACCGTCGGAGAGCAGAACGTACGGGAGATAGGTGAGGGCGACGACCGCAGCGGCGGGCAGCAGGACGGCGGCGGCGTCACGCCATCTGCGCACCCCGGACAGCGCGCCGGGCAGCACGATCGCGGGCAGCAGCTTGGTGGCAGTGGCGGCTCCTAGGAGGGCGCCACCCACCGCGCGGTGCCGTACGACGACGGCGAGACCGGCCACAGCCAGGAGCACACCGAGGACGTCGGCGTGGGCGTTGTTGACCGCTTCGACGGGCACGGCCGGACACCAGGCCCAGTACGCGGCGTCTCGCGGGTTGCCACGTCGGCGCAGCACCAGCAGCAGCGCGCCGGTCACGCCCACGGACAGCAGCGCGCCCCCGGTCTGGAGCGGCTTGTGCCGGGAGTCATCGGGGGAGAGCGCGTGGACCAGCAGGAAGTAGCCCTCCGCCACTGGCGGGTAGATGGTGTGGACGCTCGGCCGGTTGAGCCGGGTGCAGTGGGTCTCGCCTGCGGGGCCGGGTATCCGTGCGCGCTCCGGTCCTACGCAGCCCGGGCCGGTCGGGAAGAGCCAGGGATCTCGCAGCGGGGCGAGGGCGGGGTCGGCGGGCGTGTGGTCGTACGGGGAGATCCCGGCCGCCTGCACCCGGCCGTCCCAGGCGTAGCGGTACGCGTCGCTGCTGGTGCGTGGAGGAGCGAGGAGGCCGGTCGCCGCGACGATGACGGAGCCGCCGAGGATCATCGCCGCTGCATGACGGACGGGGACCTTCCTCAGGGACCGGACCGCCAGTGCGAACAGCAGCCAGCAGGCCGCGTACCGGCAGGCCAGGCCGACGGAATCCGTGTAGTAGCCGTCGTGGCGGACGGTCAGGACGAGTGTGGTGGCCAGGGCGGCCAGCAGCAGGCCGGTGCCGAGTGTGCGCGGGTTGATCACACTGCTCAGCGTGGCAGCCGGCGCCCCCGCGGACAGGCCGGCAACGCCCGGTGTCAGCGATCCGTAAGGTGTCGAGGCAGCGCCGTACGCCCCGTGTGGGGGTGTGATGGAGACATGAGATTGCGACGAACGGGGCTGAGGCGTGGTGCCGTGACATCCCTCAGGGGCCGGCTGCGCGGGTTCACGGGGCGACTGCCGTCCGTCGGGGCGTGGTTGCCGTCCTTCAAGGGGCGGCTGCACGATCCGCGTACCGCGACGGCCGTCGGGCGCTGGCTGGGTGTCGCGATCGCGGTGTGCTTCGTGACCGGGGTGATCAGCCACTTGCTGCAGAAGCCGCCGGACTGGCTGCAGCAGGAGCTGCCGCCCCGCCCGGTCTGGGGCTACCGGCTGACACAGGGGCTGCATGTCGCGAGCGGGATCGCCGCGATCCCGCTGCTGATGGCGAAACTGTGGACCGTGTACCCGCGGCTCTTCGTCTGGCCTCCGGCCCGCTCCGTGCGGCACGCTCTGGAGCGCCTGTCGATCGCCGTGTTGGTGGCAGCAGCCGTGTTCCAGCTGTTCAGCGGGCTCTTGAACACCGTGCAGTGGTATCCGTGGCCGTTCGCCTTCGTGCCGGTGCACTTCGCCGTGGCATGGGTGCTGGTGGGCGCGCTGCTGCTGCACATCGCCGTGAAGGCCCCGGAGATCAAGGCCCACTGGAGCCGTCGCTCGCCAGGGACGCTGGAACTCCCGGCCGAGGACGGGCCGGACCGGCGCTCGTTCCTCGCGGGAGTCGCGGCGGCCGTCGGCGCGGTCACCCTGGTCACGGTGGGCCAGTCGTTCACCCCGCTGAAGCGGTTCGACCTGCTGGCGCCGCGCCATCCGGACCACGGTCCGCAGGGGCTTCCGGTCAACCGCACCGCGGCTGCGGCCCGCGTCACCACGGTGAGCACCGAGCACTGGCGGCTTACGGTGGCCGGGCCCCGCCCGTACGACCTCACGCTCGACGAGCTGCGGGCCATGCCCCAGCACACCGTGACCCTGCCCATCGCCTGCGTGGAAGGCTGGAGCAAGTCCGCGCAGTGGACGGGCGTACGCATCCGGGACCTCCTGGACCGGGCCGGGGCACCGCCCGGCGCGCTACTGCGCGTGGTCTCGCTGGAGAAGCGCGGAGCGTACCGGATCATGGAGATGGGCCGGGGTTACGCACGCGACCCGGTGACTCTGCTCGCGCTGCGGCTGAACGGTGAGCTCCTCTCCCTTGACCACGGCTTCCCTGCCCGCATCATCGCCCCGAACCGGCCCGGCGTGCTCCAGACCAAGTGGGTCACCCGACTGGAGGTGCTGTGATGCTGCGGTTCGCGGTGGGCACTGTCGGCGTCGCGTTGATGGGCTTCGGAGCCTGGCTGCTGTTCGGAGCGGGCGACGTGCGGGATCCGTGGGACGCAGTGGTGTGGCTGGGAGGAGCGATCGTCCTCCACGACCTCATCATCGCGCCTGTGGTCCTGGCGGTGGGCTTCCTGCTGGCGGCCCTTCCCGCGCGCGGCACGCTCCGGGCGGTCCTGATCGTCTGCGGCGCACTGACCCTGGTCGCCCTGCCCCCGCTGCTGCGCCCGGGCGCCCCCACCAACCCGTCGGCGCTCCCGCTGGACTACCTCCGCAATTGGCTGCTCACCCTGGGCGCCGTCGCAGCCCTGGCTGCCGCCGTGCTGATCCTGCCCCGGGCCGGCCGGGCACTGGCCGCGTGGCCGGCGCGCTGGCGTTCCCGCCGTCGCGAGGAGACCCATGGGAGCAAGGGCGACCAGGAGACCGGGGACGGTATGCCTTAGATCTTCGCGGGCCGTGGGTACGGCTTCGGCGTTCGGTCACCCGCGGGACAGGGCCGCGAAGGTGCGCCCGGCGACCGTCCACGGCACTGCGTGGCTCCAGCCTGTCTCAGTGGCGCAGACGAGGAGCGCGCGCAGGCCCAACCGTGCCCAGGGGAAAGCCACTCCGAGGGTCCCCTCGCCGTCCACAACACGGACCTCCACACGCTCGTCGACGTCCACCGGGGCCGCCTCGGCTATCAGCAGGCCGTTCGGGGCGACGAGTTGGGCGACCCGGGACAGCAGGGCACGGGGGTCGCCGCCGATCCCGATGTTGCCGTCGATGAGCAGCGCCGTACCCCAACTGCCCTCCCTCGGCAGCGGATCGAAGACCGACCGGCACAGCGCGCTGCCGCCCGAGCCGACGGTGCGCGCGACCGCTGCCGGGCTGACGTCGACTCCCAGGGTCGGCCGGCCCAGCCCGGCCAGCGCGGCCACGAGCCGGCCGGGGCCGCAGCCGATGTCCAGGACCGGCCCCCGGCAGTGTTCCAGCACGGTGAGGTCGGCTTCGTCCGGGTCAGCGCACCAGCGCTCGACCTCCAGCGGCAGCATCCAGCCGTCGGCGCGGCGCAGGAACAGCGGACCGCGCCCGGTGCGCAGGGCGTCGGTGTACGGGTCGGCCCGCCACGCCGTGGCAGGCGGCGTTCCCGTGGGAACCGTCGTCGTCAACGAGCCCCCGCCCCGGTCAGCCGCTCCACTGCCGCGGCGAAGCGGCTGCCCGGCGTTCGGGCGGCCACCAGACGGACGTCGTCGGGTGTGTCGACGTCCCGCAGCTGGGGAAGATCCCGCACCGTCAGCCCCGCCTCGACCAGTCGCCGCCGCTGTACGGCCCCGGTCTCCGGCACGGACATCGGGACCCCGAGCAGCAGCCCGGGATCGGGCTCGGCCAGGCCCAGCGCCCAGAAGCCCCCATCCTCGGCAGGCCCGATCACGGCCCCGCGCCTGGTGAGTTCCAGACCGTGGGTGAGAAGTGCGGGTGTCACCTGCGGGGTGTCCATGCCGATCAGCAGGGCAGGCCCGGAGCAGGCCGCGAACGCGGCGGCGAGCCGCGCGTCCAGGCCGCCCCCGGCCTGCGGTACGACGTCGATTCCGGCCGGCAGCCAGGCGCCCGGTACTCCGTCGAGCACCAGGACGTGCCGCGCCGCGGCGGTGGCTCGTACCGCCTCCAGCGTGTCGGTCAGTGCCGCCTCGGCCAGCACGGCGGCCTGCTCGGGCGTGTACCAGGGGGTGAGCCGTGTCTTGACCCGTCCCGGCACGGGTTCCTTCGCGATGACGAGCAGCGTGGTCATGCCGTCTCCTTCAAGGGCGTCTCCGCCAGCACCGCCCGCATGTCGTGGACCGTCTGCCACGTGCCCCGCCAGGTCCCGGTCACCTTGGACCTGCCGGTCCTGGTCAGATACGGCACGTCCAGCTCGGTCACCCGCCAGCCCGCGTCGGCTGCCCGGACGACCATCTGCAGCGGATAGCCGCTGCGCCGGTCCGTGAGGCCGAGGCCCAGCAGGTCCTTGCGGCGCGCCGCCCGCATCGGGCCGAGGTCCCGCAGGGACAGCCCGGTGCGGCGGCGCAGCATGTGCGCCAGCACCAGATTTCCGGCGCGGGCGTGCAGGGGCCAGGCGCCGCGTGCCTGCGGCCGTCGCCGGCCCAGGACCAAGTCCGCCTCGCCGTCGGCGAGGCGTCGCACGAAGTCCGGCAGCAGCCCCGGATCCAGCGACGCGTCGCAGTCGCAGAAGCAGACGTACTCCGCCTCGGCGGCCAGCAGACCCGCGTGGCAGGCGGCGCCGAAGCCGCGCCGCTGCTCGTGCACCACCGTCGCGCCCAGTGACCGTGCAAGCTCCGCGGACCCGTCGGTGGAGCCGTTGTCGACGACGACCGCCCGCCAGCCGACCGGAATCCGTTCCAGGACCCAGGGGAGCGCCGCCGCCTCGTCCAGACAGGGCAGGACCACATCCACGGTCACGCTCACGCGACGGCACCCCTCAGACCTGCCGTCGCGAACTCCGCCATGCCTGTCGCGAAGGCGACCTCCGGCTGCCAGCCCAGCTCGGCCTTCAGGCGGCGCGAGTCGGCGGTGATGTGGCGTACGTCGCCGAGCCGGAACTCCCCCGTCACCACAGGCGCCGGACCGCCGTGCGCGGCAGCCAGCTCGGCCGCCATCTCCCCGACCGTGTGCGGAGTTCCACTGCCCGCGTTGTAAGCGGTCAGCACGCCGGACGCACGGCCGCCCACCGCCTCCAAGGCCACGGCGTTGGCGTATGCCACATCCCGCACATGGACGAAGTCCCGCCGCTGGCGCCCGTCCTCGAAGACCCGCGGCGCCTCGCCGCGCTCCAGCGCCGAGCGGAAGAAGGAGGCCACCCCCGCGTACGGAGTGTCGCGAGGCATCCCCGGACCGTACACATTGTGGTAGCGCAGCGCGACGGCCCGGCCGCCCGTCGTCCGTGCCCAGGCCGCAGCCAGGTGCTCCTGGGCGAGCTTCGTCGTCGCGTAGACATTGCGCGGGTCGACCGGGGCGTCCTCGTCCACCGGACCGGGCACCAACTCCTGCCCACAGACAGGGCACTCGGGCTCGAACCGACCCGCCTCCAGGGCGACCACCGGCCGTGGGCCGGGCCGCACCCGCCCATGGACCGGGCAGTCGTAGCGGCCCTCGCCGTACACCACCATCGAAGAGGCCAGCACCAGATCGCGGACCCCGGCCTCCGCCATCGCCGAGAGCAGCACGGCCGTGCCCAGGTCGTTGCAGGCAACGTACTCCGGCGCATCGGCGAAGTCCTTGCCGAGGCCGACCATCGCCGCCTGATGGCACACCGCGTCCACGCCTCGCAGCGCCCGCCTGACGACTTCGCGGTCCCTGATGTCCCCCTGGATCCAGTCGGCGCCGGCGGCCGTCGGCGGGGAACCGGGGTGGACCGAGGGGAGCAGGGCATCGAGGACGGCCGGATCGTGGCCCCGCGTGGTGAGCACGTCCACGACGTGCGTACCGATGAAGCCCGCTCCCCCAGTGATGAGTACTCGCATGTCACCGACGCTACGGTGCGGATCACTGTCCGCCCCTGACCCGCGCCGGGCCGTCACAGGTCCGTAAGGACCTCCTGCCGGCCTGACGCCCGCCGCTCGCTCACCGGTGTTCGGGGTTCGGGTGGTCGAACCGGCAGCGTCCCACTCGGAGCGCTGGTTGCCGTGCGCCGGGATGCCTCCGGCCTGCTTGGGCATGGCGGCGAGATGCATCAGGTGTGCAGGGCGTTCGAATCCCGGTGGAACCGGCTCCACCTGCTGCGCACCCTGCTCGCCCTCGCCGCGTTCGCGCTGCTCGTCGCCGCGATGCCGTGCCGCGAGAGGGCGGGCCGGTGCCCGTGGACCACCACCTCGGCGGCGGCGCGACCGTGCGGTACGCGGGTTGCCACGGTCTCCGGACCGTATCCGTCTCTACGCGTCCGGCGTGCGAGCGCAGAGCACATCGATCCGCTGGACCATGTTGTTGGCGAATCCGCCGCGGTTCCAAGGGTCCGCCAGCGGCTGGGTGTTGCCCGCCGCGTCGGTGGCGCGTGCACTGAGCACATGACGTCCCGGCGCCGCACTCCACACCGTGTGCCGGCGCCGCCATGCCCAGGGGTGCCGCCCCTGCGCGGGGTCGAGCTCGGCGGCGTTCCAGGACCGGCCGTCGTCGGTGCTCACCTCGACCGCGGTCACCGGCGCGTGCCCGGACCACGCACGGCCCTCCAGTACGAGCGGGCCGGGGCGTACCACGCGGGTACGGGACATGAAGTCCGGGAAGCCGGGCGGAATCATCAGCGCGCGCGGGACGATCCGCGTGACCGGCTCGCCCGGCTCGTCGCGCGTCTGCCGGATGCGATACGCCACCTCCTGCAGGCGCCCGCACGGCTCGCGGCGGCCGACGAAGGCGGGGAAGTCGAAGCGGCAGCCGGCGTCCCACTCCCCAAACCGTCCGCTCGTCGGCGGCATGGCCGCCGCGTTGCGCTACTGCGACGCCGTCGTCAGCGCCCACAACTTCGCGGCCCTGGACGACTTCGCCGCCGCCCTGTCCGCCCCTGGCCGGCGACAGTGCGGGTGAGCCTCACGCGCGCGGCGTGAAGCGCCAGGCCGTGAGCGCCGCCTCGGCGCGGCTGCGCAGCGCGGTGTTGAGATCGCCGAGCGCGCGGATCACCTCGCGGTAGCCGTCGAGCTCGAGCGCGACGAAGTGGTCGATCACCACGCGGCCACCGGGCTCCACCACGAGCGTGATCACCGACGCGCCGGGCAGGAACGTCTGCTGGGGCGCGGCCGGAAAGCCGGTGCGGGCGAGCGCCAGCAGCAGCCCCTCGATCCGCGTGGGATCGACCCGGCCGCGCACGCTGCGGACCTCGCCCTTGACCTGCTGCTGGTAGCCGAGCGTGCCGTCGGTCGCCAAGGTCAGGATCTGCCGGCCCCACGGGGCGTCGGCCGCGGTCGGGTGGCCCTGCTCGAAGGTGATCGTGCGCAGCGCCGAGGTCGTACCAAGCGCGGCCGCGACCTGGCCCTCGCCCTCGCAGGTGCTGCAGGTGCCGTAGTCGCAGGCCCTGCAGGGCAGGGCATCGTCGTCGAAGGTGGTGCCCTCGCACAACGCGCAACCACGGGTTCCGTGACACTCGTAGCACAGCGCGAAGCCGGGGTCGGCACCCTCGCGCGCCGACCGAGGCGGGCCGACCGGGTGCCAGCGTCCCTGGCTTTTGCACTGGTTGCAGCGCCCGCTCCCCTTGCACGAGCGGCAGCGGCCGTCGGCCGACGCGACCCCTGGCAGATCGCACGAGACGCCGGTGCCGCGGCAGGTCGCGCAGATGCCGGTGCGGTCACACGGCCGGCACGGCACCGTGCGCACCGCAGGCACGCGCATTGCGGCGACCGGGGCGTCGTCGTCACCGTCGTCGTCGGACCGGTAGGTCACGTGGCTGCGCCCGTCGGGCTGGTGGGTGACCACCTGGCGAAGCCGCTCGCCGTGCCAGGCATAGACGTCGCGCGTGGTCGGCGCCCCGGCGCCGTCGAAGTGCTCCTCGACCTGGGGCCGGCCGTCGAGATCGATCTCGGTGCGGGCCCGCGCGGTCAGGGTGCCGTCGGCGCGGTGGTAGCCGCGCTCGATCACCCGGCCGGTCGCGGTTCGGGTCGTGCACACCACCTGGTACGGGACCGCACCGTAGCGCGCGGCGTGCCCGGCCGGCTCGACACCGTCGTAGACCACCTCGTGGATCGCGCCCTCGCGGATCCGCTCGACAATCGACCCGGCCCCGGCGTCGATCCGCCGCACGTGGTGGGTCCGGCGCGCGGCCTCGTCGGCGGTGAGTTCGTCGTCGGGCTCGCAGCTCTGATGGGCGAAGTAGCGGGTAATCACATCGGCAAGTATGGGTCCATCGCCGGAGCGTACTGGCGCGACGCAACTTCCGTGAACGGCTCGCAGCCGTCGAGGAGTTCACACCGCAGGGTCAGGTGGAACCGCTCGATCTTCCCTGCGGCCGTCGGCGACCGGGGCTCGGTCAGCCGGTGCACGACCCCATTCTCACGGCAGTTCCGGAACAGCACCTCGCCCGGGCCGCAGGCGTTGGTCGCGATGCCGCCCGGTCTGTACGTCATGGCGGCCACGACGCCGGGCCGGCCCCCGGTGGGCGGGTCGAGGGCGACGGGACGGCGGAAAGGGTCGGAGTGTGAACGGCACAATAGTCCGGTGAGCATCCCGATCGCGATTTTCAGGCTCTTCAGGACGATCACGGGCGTGACGCACGACCGCCAACCATGCACGAGCTCGTCAGGCGGCCCTCCGCACCAACACGAGCGCCGTCACCAGATACGGCACCGCGAACACAGCGAACGCGATCCCGTGCGCGTACGACGCACCGACCGAGGCGTACGCGGCGAACACCCCAACCGTGGCCAGCTCGGTCCCCATGCTCGCGACGGAGGTCAGAGTCGCCCGGCGGGTCCCCTCGATCCGGTCCTGGAGCCGCGCGTCAGCAAGGACGTTGACCAACTGGAAGCCACCGAAGGCGACCGCGACAAGACCGATGCCGGCCGGAGTGCCCATCAGCGAACCCGCGGCCAGGGCGAACGCCGAGCCCGCAAGCACCACTCCGAGCCCCGTCGTGCTCAGCCGCTCCCCCGCCCCGGTCAGCAGGCTGCCGATCGCGGGGCCCACCCAGATCACCAGCAGCAGATACGGAATCGTCTGCTGGGCCACACCGGTGTCCCAGACCAGCAGCGGCGTGTACTCGTCGAGCGCACCCCACACCGCACCGACGGCCGGAACGAGCAGCAGCGCCCTGCGTACGGACCGGTCCCTGCGGACCTCGACGAGCCCGGCCCGCAGGGTGGTGAGGGTAGAGACCCGGTCATCACCGTGAGACACCTCTTCCCGATGCTCAGGGAACCGGGTCGCCACCACCGAGGTCAGCACACAGACCAGCACGCTCGCCGCGCCCACGGCCGGGTAGCCGCCGAAGTCGAGCACCGGACCGGCCAGTCCCGTCGCCGCCATCACGGCGACCATCCCGACCGCCTGGGCCCGGCCGATGACACGCGCGTACCGGTCGGCAGCTCCCAACCGGTCGAGCTCGTCGTACACCAGTGCTTCCAGCGCACCGGAGCCGAGCGCGCCGCGCACCCCCCAGAGCACGAAGCCGAGCGCGAAGGCCCAGTACGACGGCACAATCACCCACAGGGCGAAGCCGGCGGCGGTGAGCAGCGGGCCCAGCCACAGCAGCAGCCGCCGGGAGACAGCATCGGCCCAGGCGCCAGAGGGGACTTCCAGCAGGATCCCGGTGATCGACCACAGGGCGAACAGCGAGGAGATCTGCCCGATCGACAGACCGGTGTCGCTGAACAGCAGCGCGTACACCGGGTAGAGCAGCACGAAGTCGTCAAGGAACGCGTAGCCGTAGAGCGTGGCCGTCAGCTGCCGGACACCGGTGCTTCCGGTGTTGCCGGCGCCGGGCGCACACGCAGGTGAGAGAGTCATGATGCCTTCCCGCAGGGGCGATTCGGACGTCGGACGAACGGCGTCCGAGGCGGCCCTCGGGTGGCACGGCTGGTGGATCAATGTCGCCAGGTCATGGCACCGATGGTAGGCGGGCGGTGCCGTGCGGCCCAGCGAATATCGAGGCCCCTGTGGAAATCGGCGATCACTCCTCGCCGGCCGTGCCCAGCACGAACGTGGTGATCACCGCCGCATGGTCGGACGGCCAGTCGTTGTCCTCGTGGTCCAGCGGCGGGTCGACGCCCTGCGGGGATCTAGGATCCGCGACTTCGTTAGCAATGAAGGCGAATGATTAGCAGCGGATTAGCAAATCCGTGGTCTCGTTGACAATGGCTACGTTCAGTAGCGATCCCGTTAGAGGCCTTTTCGTGCTTCGCTCGGGCTGCCTTGCTCGTCCGTCGTACGGTTGCCGGCAGGGCAGGACGGAGCGCGGACAGCGCCCGCCGTACGGGCAAGGTTCCGACGGCGTCGATCCGGTACGAGAACGCTTCGGTACGTGAAGTGCCGGTCCGGCAGCTGCGGTTGGCGGACTTCACGGAGACTACTACGCCGACATTGGGAAGAGCCGTTGAGGACCGCCGACGGCGCCGAGCCGTTCGAGGGCGATGACCGCCAGTACTCGCCCACGCGCCTGCCGGGGTGGCTGCAGGAGGTCAACGGCCCAGGCCGCATCCAGCCCGAGCAGCTCACCCGGGCCCGCCTGGCTGGCCTGTCTCCGCGTGGCAGTCTGATCGACTACGCGCGCCGACGCCGGCTCCTCACCCTTGACACTCTCCGCATCGAACGCCGCGCCTACGAACGCCTGTTCAGGGAACACGGCTGGAGACCGGGCCCGGGCCGGGAGCGTCACATACGGGCCTACCTGCTGCATCTCCTCAGAGCTGCCACCGGCAACCACCCCGTCGACGGCAGCGTCAAGTACGTCCACGAGTACCGTAAGTTCGTCTTCACGCTCCCCACCTGGCTACGCAGCTTTCTGCTGGACCGGGCTCAGGCCAACCTCGCCGAGCACGGCATCAGCGAACCGGTGCAGTGGGAGCCGCCCAGTCAGTGGGTCACGGACGTGCCCTGGCCTGGAGGGGAACCAGACGCTGTCGAGCGCACCTGCTTCCACAACAGCATCACGACCCACAAGACCCCGGCGAAAACGGCAGCCGCACTCGGCATGACCGCAGAACACGTCCGGCTCTTCGCCGATCTGAGCGGCATGACGGCACCCGAGCGACGACTGCCACAACGCGCGAGAGGACGCCTCATTCCGCGCACGGGGGACCTGTCACCGGAGCGGCTCGAGCACCTGTATTTCGATCAGGGGCTGTCCTACCAGCGAATCGCCGAGCGCATCGGCTGCAGCAACACCACGATCGTCAGCGCCCTCGCCCATGCCGGCCTCCTAGAGCCTCCGCCCGACCGTCCCGTAAAGGTCACGCGAGCCTGGCTCGTAGAACAGTGCACCGTCCGAAACAGGACGCTCCGTGGCATATCGAAGGAGTGCGGACTTTCTGTCCGAGAGCTGCGGCGCATGGCAGAGCATGGGGGCATCTGTGCCTGGACGGACTTCGATCGCCCGCTCCCCGCGCAGCTTGCCTCACTTCCCCAACCACTGGCACCAGACCTCCACCGGGTTCTGGTCTCCGCCAACGGACTGGACCAGCTCCGGCTGATCGTTGCACTTCCGGGTCTTCCGAGCCTGGCGGCGGCTGAACGAGCTCTCGGAGCCC encodes:
- a CDS encoding BBE domain-containing protein; protein product: MAHRTGPTTGAAGRCSFTFRYERFEGTVGIYRFRWSLDSALPVIATAQQIAQDTLNDKRFHLRLGIGTKGLTRTQIHADANVNAIGQYYGTVEELRAILAPLLEIGTAEERARNSASVREVTPGEASVLLSATTPVERFAAKSAILHSRTLLTDQQVSAAAERLLDWPGSGNEDGAGFAMFALGGEINRVPPNATAFVHRNGLFVFAAETSWADYDHPGVAEANLHWLKEFYAGIFRDRPPEHAYQNFPDPTLKEWRRAYYGANYPRLVRVKQKYDPTGFFSYPQAIGTEVSELTRQSRRFGCGLCAVSVTGRGRPVVQGPAGEGAVRAVGLVRPGAAGDHAAPVGDPGRVRVLRRGPYPHVDRSLHRGPVPAVRAKAVRRPGRLHGRAADGDPRPCARHVPTTLQEQHRSRSSERRHNDPSSQEGIHWAVSVPARSSRPWGCRTRRRTQPVSTAAAATA
- a CDS encoding glycosyltransferase family 87 protein — its product is MINPRTLGTGLLLAALATTLVLTVRHDGYYTDSVGLACRYAACWLLFALAVRSLRKVPVRHAAAMILGGSVIVAATGLLAPPRTSSDAYRYAWDGRVQAAGISPYDHTPADPALAPLRDPWLFPTGPGCVGPERARIPGPAGETHCTRLNRPSVHTIYPPVAEGYFLLVHALSPDDSRHKPLQTGGALLSVGVTGALLLVLRRRGNPRDAAYWAWCPAVPVEAVNNAHADVLGVLLAVAGLAVVVRHRAVGGALLGAATATKLLPAIVLPGALSGVRRWRDAAAVLLPAAAVVALTYLPYVLLSDGSVLGYLTGYVEEEGYEDASARNRYALLRVVLPDGWAVPAVAVVMLCVVGYVLLRGDPGRPWRGALLVTGTAFLLLTPGYSWYALLLVALVALDGRWEWLTVAAAGAAKYVTTQSGGDADVIGTTAYAVAAAAVLTGCVLRRVRHPHGRDERAGTDTAQWIPS
- a CDS encoding molybdopterin-dependent oxidoreductase, producing the protein MPSFKGRLHDPRTATAVGRWLGVAIAVCFVTGVISHLLQKPPDWLQQELPPRPVWGYRLTQGLHVASGIAAIPLLMAKLWTVYPRLFVWPPARSVRHALERLSIAVLVAAAVFQLFSGLLNTVQWYPWPFAFVPVHFAVAWVLVGALLLHIAVKAPEIKAHWSRRSPGTLELPAEDGPDRRSFLAGVAAAVGAVTLVTVGQSFTPLKRFDLLAPRHPDHGPQGLPVNRTAAAARVTTVSTEHWRLTVAGPRPYDLTLDELRAMPQHTVTLPIACVEGWSKSAQWTGVRIRDLLDRAGAPPGALLRVVSLEKRGAYRIMEMGRGYARDPVTLLALRLNGELLSLDHGFPARIIAPNRPGVLQTKWVTRLEVL
- a CDS encoding methyltransferase domain-containing protein, producing MTTTVPTGTPPATAWRADPYTDALRTGRGPLFLRRADGWMLPLEVERWCADPDEADLTVLEHCRGPVLDIGCGPGRLVAALAGLGRPTLGVDVSPAAVARTVGSGGSALCRSVFDPLPREGSWGTALLIDGNIGIGGDPRALLSRVAQLVAPNGLLIAEAAPVDVDERVEVRVVDGEGTLGVAFPWARLGLRALLVCATETGWSHAVPWTVAGRTFAALSRG
- a CDS encoding TIGR04282 family arsenosugar biosynthesis glycosyltransferase; this encodes MTTLLVIAKEPVPGRVKTRLTPWYTPEQAAVLAEAALTDTLEAVRATAAARHVLVLDGVPGAWLPAGIDVVPQAGGGLDARLAAAFAACSGPALLIGMDTPQVTPALLTHGLELTRRGAVIGPAEDGGFWALGLAEPDPGLLLGVPMSVPETGAVQRRRLVEAGLTVRDLPQLRDVDTPDDVRLVAARTPGSRFAAAVERLTGAGAR
- a CDS encoding glycosyltransferase family 2 protein: MSVTVDVVLPCLDEAAALPWVLERIPVGWRAVVVDNGSTDGSAELARSLGATVVHEQRRGFGAACHAGLLAAEAEYVCFCDCDASLDPGLLPDFVRRLADGEADLVLGRRRPQARGAWPLHARAGNLVLAHMLRRRTGLSLRDLGPMRAARRKDLLGLGLTDRRSGYPLQMVVRAADAGWRVTELDVPYLTRTGRSKVTGTWRGTWQTVHDMRAVLAETPLKETA
- a CDS encoding NAD-dependent epimerase/dehydratase family protein produces the protein MRVLITGGAGFIGTHVVDVLTTRGHDPAVLDALLPSVHPGSPPTAAGADWIQGDIRDREVVRRALRGVDAVCHQAAMVGLGKDFADAPEYVACNDLGTAVLLSAMAEAGVRDLVLASSMVVYGEGRYDCPVHGRVRPGPRPVVALEAGRFEPECPVCGQELVPGPVDEDAPVDPRNVYATTKLAQEHLAAAWARTTGGRAVALRYHNVYGPGMPRDTPYAGVASFFRSALERGEAPRVFEDGRQRRDFVHVRDVAYANAVALEAVGGRASGVLTAYNAGSGTPHTVGEMAAELAAAHGGPAPVVTGEFRLGDVRHITADSRRLKAELGWQPEVAFATGMAEFATAGLRGAVA
- a CDS encoding MFS transporter, giving the protein MTLSPACAPGAGNTGSTGVRQLTATLYGYAFLDDFVLLYPVYALLFSDTGLSIGQISSLFALWSITGILLEVPSGAWADAVSRRLLLWLGPLLTAAGFALWVIVPSYWAFALGFVLWGVRGALGSGALEALVYDELDRLGAADRYARVIGRAQAVGMVAVMAATGLAGPVLDFGGYPAVGAASVLVCVLTSVVATRFPEHREEVSHGDDRVSTLTTLRAGLVEVRRDRSVRRALLLVPAVGAVWGALDEYTPLLVWDTGVAQQTIPYLLLVIWVGPAIGSLLTGAGERLSTTGLGVVLAGSAFALAAGSLMGTPAGIGLVAVAFGGFQLVNVLADARLQDRIEGTRRATLTSVASMGTELATVGVFAAYASVGASYAHGIAFAVFAVPYLVTALVLVRRAA